Sequence from the Sphingomonas sp. OV641 genome:
GGGCCGACCAATTTTATGGCTCTGGGAACGACACTTTACGGCCTGTTGCTGCTCGCCAAGCTAGCCCTGTTCGCCGGGATGCTGGGGCTCGCTTCCCTCAATCGGTTTCGCCTCACGCCGGCCTTTGAGCGCTCGATTGCCATGAACGACCATCGCGGGGCGCTTAGGGCGCTGCGGGTCAGCCTCGCGATCGAGACAGCCTGCGTGATCGGCATTCTGGCGCTCGTGGCATGGCTAGGCACCCTCGCGCCACCCGCGTCGGGCATGTAAACGCTATGGACCATCCGCCCACACAAGCGCCGCCCAGGCCTTCCACCTTCTTTTACCCACTTGCGCGGCTTAACCCTCGCCTCCCAAGATACCCCCCGCTTGGACTGAGCTTACGTGTCCGACGCCCTAAGTCGCCCACAGGTGCTTGCGGGACTGTCGCCTCGCGCTGCAAAGCTGAGTGTACGAGAGGATTGGTCCGGGATGGTCATTACGTTGAGTGCGCGGGACAAAAAGCATGCCTGTCGCGAGGCAAGCTCTTGATGATCCTTCATCCAAATGTTGGATTTTGAATGAACAAGCCGCGTTGA
This genomic interval carries:
- a CDS encoding CopD family protein — protein: GPTNFMALGTTLYGLLLLAKLALFAGMLGLASLNRFRLTPAFERSIAMNDHRGALRALRVSLAIETACVIGILALVAWLGTLAPPASGM